Part of the Tidjanibacter massiliensis genome is shown below.
ATAGGTAAGGGCAGCCGGTTTTCGATAATGCTTCCCGCATGACCGGTACGATTTTGTCCGGACGGCCCTGTTTGCAGGAAAGCTGGTGCAGGGACAATTCGACAACGCCCTTTTACGTTCATTGTGCACCATGATAGTAAGTGCGAGCAGGAGAACGGATATTCCGGCGTTTTATGCGCCGTGGTTCTATAACAGGTTGAAGGAGGGGTACGTACTCGTACCCAATCCATTCAATCCGCGTACGGTAAGCCGGGTCGGCCTTACTCCCGATACGGTGGACTGCATCGTTTTCTGGACGAAGAATCCCGCTCCCATGCTGGACGGATTGGAGCGGCTGAGAGATTACCGGTATTATTTCCAGTTCACGCTGAATCCATACGGCCGGGATATGGAACGTAACCTGCCGGCATTGGAAGCGAGGCTCGGTACTTTCCGGCGGTTGGCGGAACGGATAGGCCCGGAACGTGTGATATGGCGTTACGACCCGGTACTGCTGGGAGGTGCTTACGATATTCGGTTCCATACGGGGGCTTTCGCCGCGCTGGCCGCCGGATTGAAGGGATATACCGAGAAGTGTATGATAGGATTCCTCGACTTTTATCGCCATATTCGCAAGGTCATGGATGAGGCTGGGGCAGGGGCTCCGTCTCCGGAGGATACGGAACGTCTGGCCGCTGCTTTCGGGGATACGGCTGCGAAGTACGGCATCTTACTCGAAACCTGTACATCCAAAGTGGATTTGCGGCGTTTCGGCATCCGAAGCGGTTGTTGTATAGACAGGGAATTGGCGGAGCGGCTGACGGGGTATCCGCTCTCCGCCCGGAAAGATGGCGGCCAGCGCGGCGTATGCAACTGTGCGGAGAGTATCGATATCGGGATGTACGGAAGCTGCCCGCACGGTTGCACGTATTGTTACGCTGTAAGGGGCGGTGCGGCAGCGGCGGCGAAGAGGTACGGCATGCACGATATTCACTCTCCCATGATGCTGGGATATCCGCGGCCGGAGGATACCATTCGAGAACGTACCGCAGAGAGTCTGCGGAAAATACAGGGAAAGTTGTTCTGAATGCCGCGGCGGCCGGCTTGATACAGACTGTCCGGCGAAGACTTGTTGCAATCTGCGGTTAGACGAGAAATTTCCGTAACCGATTCCTATGGACGGCATAAAGGACGGTATCGGCCGCTGTGAGGGCCGAGCCAGGTATCAATACGAGACCGATGGCCAGAAATACGATACCGAGTGTGAGCGATGCCTGTCAATTCCGGATAGCACGGAATACTGGCTGACATTGTAAACGATTACTCTCTCCATAATCCTTTTGAGTTTTAAGTGGAAACTGCAGGGAGGAGAGCAGAAACATGTCCGGCTGCAAAAACGCTGAAAAGGCGGCAGTTATCGGTCTCTTCAGCCTTCATCGGAACGGTCGGGCCGGAAGACAAGGAACGGGTAACGACAAGGGAATACCGTGCCGCAGCGGTATTCCCTTGTCGAACGGGATGGCATTTGCTATTTTTTCTCGGGCTTTGCTATGCTTTCGCGCATCTGCGTATCGGCCTGTACGTTCTGGAGTCTGTAATAGTCCATGATGCCGAGGTTCCCGCTCCGGAACGCTTCGGCTATCGCAAGCGGTATTTCCGCTTCGGCGAGTATTACTTTGGCCCGCGCTTCCTGTGCTTTGGCCTTGTTCTCCTGCTCATGCGCTACTGCCATGGCGCGTTTCTCCTCCGCTTTGGCCTGTGCGATGTTCTTGTCTGCATTGGCCTGGTCAATCTGAAGTTCGGCGCCGATGTTCTTCCCTACGTCGATATCCGCTATGTCGATGGAGAGAATCTCGAATGCCGTTCCCGCATCCAGGCCTTTTTCGAGCACTACGCGGGAGATGTAATCGGGATTTTCGAGTACGACCGTATGCGATTCGGCGGAGCCTATCGAAGAGACGATTCCCTCTCCGACGCGGGCGAGCACCGTCTCCTCGCCCGCCCCTCCGACAAGCTGCTTGATGTTGGCACGAACCGTAACCCTCGCCTTGGCGATGAGTTGGATACCGTTCTTGGCGACGGCCGACACGGGCGGAGTATTGATGACTTTCGGATTGACCGACATCTGGACCGCTTCGAATACGTTCCGGCCGGCCAGGTCGATGGCGGATGCCATCTTGAAATCGAGATTGATGTTGGCTTTCTGTGCGGATACGAGTGCCTGGATGACGTTCGGTACATTGCCTTTCGCCAGATAATGCGCCTCGAGTTCATTCGGGTTCAGATGGAGCCCTGCTTTCGTTCCGGTTATCATCTCATTGACTATCAGCGTAGCGGGAACCTTGCGCCAGCGCATCAGTATAAGCTGCAGAAGCGATATCCTTACACCCGACAGCAGTGCCTTGAACCACAGTCCGACGGGGACGAAATAGAAAAGCAGCCAAAGTAGTACGATGACAACTACGGCAACCGCGATGATGAGTCCGATATTTTCCATAAGCATTGTTTGGTATTTGGGTTTGTCTTTGTCCGTTCGTGTCGATGTTCGGGAACGACCGTTCCGTTATGCCTCCTCTTCTGCGGAACGTGAGAGGGGTTTTACCACGACGGTGAAGTTGTCGAAACCGATGACCTCCACTTCCCTGTGCGGGTCGATGTAGACGTCGATGGATTTGGCTTCGTAAGTCTTGCCGTTCAGCATCACTTTGCCGCCGGGGGCGAGCCGTGTGACGGTCGTTCCCCGGTCGCCAGCCGCGATATGCTCCTTCTCGGGCGACGGCTGCGAGGCTCCGTCTATGTTGTTGTGCAGGGCAAGCCGCTTCCATGTCTTTGCTCGCAGCCCCATTGCCAGCATGATGACCGACAATACGAGTACGGCCGCCAGCGCAATGAATCCCCCGGCATTGCCGTATTTCACGAACGCTTCATAGATGCCGAACCCGCAGGAGATGAGTGCGCCTATGCCTGCGACCGTAATGCCCGGGAGCAGGAATACCTCCACGCCGAGCAGAAATATGCCGAGTATGATGAGAATGATTACCAGTGCCATGATGTATTTTGTTTAAAATATCCGATTGATTCGGGCTACTGGACGGCGACTATTCGAATTGTCAGTCCCGGTTCCACGGTGTCGATATCCTGTACGAGCGCTTCGGCCAGTGTTTTGTTGTTGAACGAACCGACCACGAACAGGGGTTCGCCCGTTTCCGGGTCGGCCGTGCGCGAAACCTCTTTCCCGGCAGCCTGTGTCGATATGACGTCGCGGACGACGCGGCTCAGGCTCTCTCCGGCTCCGCCTATCTCTACACGGTAGCGTATTCTGGTGGACGGTTCGGTCACAGCGCTTCCGCTCTCGGCACCCGGCGCGGCGTCGTACAGACCGTCGTGCCATGCCACCACCCGCGGGTTCCGGAATCCCTGCCGTTTAAGCCGGGCCGCCGCCTCTTCCGCTTCGGCATAGGTCGCATATCCTCCGGCATAATAGTAGTGTTTCCGGTCGGCTTTCGTCTCCTGCGACAGCGGATAGACATTCCTGAAGACCGATACGGGCTGCGGTCTCGAATAGGCGCCTAACAGTATCCGGTACATCGAACCGCGTGGAAATATCTCTACCTGCGGTACCTGGTTGATATTCGCATATCTCGCAGGCCGCACAATTTGGGCATCGGCAAAATCGTAAAACATGCGTTCGCGGGTGTCGAGCACGGGCAGGAAATAGTCGTCGATATGGCTGGTGGGAGGGGTGAGGCTGTTGAGCGAATCCGCCGCCCCGGTCAGTCCGGCCCGGTCGGCTATCCGTATCTCGTATCCGGCTATCAGCAGTTTTTGCAGGGCATACCGTGCGACCTCTTCATACATATACTCCCCTTCGATTTCCGCCTCCAGCAGGAGCATGTTGTTCATCTGTTTCTCCTGTACCGCAAGGATATCGCCCTCGCCGTTCTTGTCGAGCACATAATTATAGGCATAGACCTTCGTATCGAAGACGCTTTGCCAGAGGTCGCCGATAGCGGGTGCCAGGCGTTCGTTCTCCGCCGCCAGTGCCGTTATCCGTGCATGGAGACTGTCCGCCTGTGGGCCTTTGACTGCGACATGATAGACGGGAAGCAGAAGCGCCATCTGGTCGTAATTCTCCTGCAGTTTTCCTATCAGCTCAGCCACTTCGTTCTCTTTCTTCTGTGCTGCGAGCAGTTGCCTGTAATCGGCTGCGGAAAGGTTGTCGCGGAAATAATCGTTGTCCACCAGCATCGTTTTCCCGTTGTCCGCAGCGGCAGTGGCGGCAGGCATTACCGGAAGACTGAAGCCCTGTTCGCGTTCCATACGGGCCATCGTCTCCGATAGACTTTCCAGGTCTGCCCTTACGTCGAACAGGGCCTGTTCGAGTTCCACGATATTGGCGCCGAGCGCCTCTTTCCCCGGCGAATCCGACGAGAAAAGCTCCCGTGCTTCATCCAGCCGTTCCTTGAGACGGGCTTCCTTTCCCGCCAGTTCGTTGCGGCGCATGGCAAGAGAGTCGTAACTGACCGGGGCCGGCTGCTGCACAACGGTCTTCCGCCCTTTGGCCGGTCGCTGTGCCGCCAGCGTCAACGGAGCCAGAAGCGACAGCAAAAGAAAATATTTCAGTACTCTCCGTTCCATAAGTCTTTCCCAAATTGTAAAGTCCTTGCGGTTATACCCACCACTTTATCATGAACAACTGAATAAGTCCGAATATCTCCAGACGTCCGAACAGCATGAGTGCAGTAGACGAGAACTTCATCACTCCCGGCATCGCTGCAAAACTCTCCATCGAACCGACCTCTCCGAATCCCGGCCCTACATTCCCCATACAGGTGGCAGAGGCGGTCAGCGAGGTGATGAAATCGACTCCGCAGGCGGTATTTATCAGTGTCCCTAAGATAATGAAAAGGAAGTAAACGGCAATGTACAGCATGGCGAAATTTATCGTGGACTCCTCCTGCGTTACGCCGTTGAGCTTGATGCGCAGCACGGCGTTGGGGTGTTGCTGCTGCCGGATACGGTTGCGCAGCACCTTGAACGAAAGCAGGATACGGTCGCATTTGATACCTCCGGCCGTTGAACCGGCACATGCGCACTGCAATGTGAAAAAGAAGAGTACGGTCATGGCCAGCGGAGTCCACAAATTGGTGTCTGCGGTTGCGAATCCGGTAGTGGTCAGTACGGTGACTCCCTGAAACAATCCGTACCGCAAGGCGGTGGCAAAAGAGCCGTATGTGCCTGAAAGCCAAAGGCTGAGTGTAATGAGAAAGACGCCGGTCGCTGCACAGAGAAAATAGTAGCGCGTCACTTCGGACCGGAACAGGTTGTTCCTGCTTCCGGTCAGGGTGGAGTATATCAAACCGAAATGCAGACCGGAAACGAAGGTAAAGAAGACGATAACCAGCTCAATCCACAGGTTGTCGAAATAGGCGATGCTCGCATTTTTGGTACTGAACCCGCCGGTGGAGATGGCCGAAAAAGCATGGTTCACCGCATCGAACCAGTCCATCCCGGCGATGCGGAGCATCACCGTGGCCATGGCTGTCATGCCCACGTAAACGAAAAGCAGGATATAGACGATTTTCCGTGTCTGAAAACGATAATTGTCCTTGGCCAGTGTGGACAGCTCCACGCTGTAAAGCGTCATCTTCGTCTTGCCGAGCGAAGGCAGGATGGCGAGTGCGAACATGACGACGCCGATACCGCCTATCCAATGCGTCGCCGAACGCCAGAAGAGCAGTCCGTTAGGCAGCGATTCCACATCGGTGAGTATCGTGGAACCGGTCGTGGTGAATCCCGATACGCTCTCGAACCAGGCATTGACGAAGTTGAACTCCCCGCCATAGAGCAGGTAGGGGAAAGTGCCCACGAAGCAGGAGAGCAGCCATGCACCGGTCACGATGCAGTACCCCTCCTTGGCATTTATCTGTTCTCTGCGGCGGACGAAAAGGGTGGGGAACATACCGAGTATGGCTGTCAGCAGAAAAGAGAGGAATAGCGGCGTGAAACCGCTGTCCATGCCGTTTATCCACGAAATGCCCGCCGAAAGGAGCATAAAGGCAGAATCGAGCAGCAGTACGGCACCGATGTATTTCAATACCAGTCCGGTCCTCATTTCGGTTCGGTCTTTTTCCGTTCCACCAATTCGTCTATCATCTCCTTGAGTCCCTGTATTTCATCGTCGTTGCTCTCGAATTTCGGGGCGAACGGTATTCCGTGCGACAGGTAGTTATGCAGTGATTTGTGGATGCGTATTACCGGGCGCACGTAGTAACTGTCCACGAAAAAATAGAACATCAGGACGATGATGATGGCTATCATGAGCGTCAGGATACTGGGCGTGATGGTCTTGTAGACGCTCTTTTCGAGCATCTGCGCCCGGGCCGGTATGGAGTTGGCCGGAGAGGTGAGGTACTCCTTGAGCGTTTCGTCGAGGTGGTAGTAGGCCTGCATGTAGGTTGCGAGGAACCAGTCGAGGTCTTCCGTGCCGTCGTCTGCCAGATGGGCAGTCACGACCTCTTGGTATTCGCGGTCGGCCACCCGGACTGCGGCCAGGTCGGATATATCCTCTTCCGTTACCGAAGCGGCCTCCAAGGCATCGTAAAAAGCCGTCCGGCCGAGTTCGTATCCCGCGTCGGGGGTCGTCGCATCCGAGAATATCATACGCAATATCGCGCTGTTCTGGGACTGCAGGGCGGTCAGCATACGGTCGGCCAGTTCGGTGTTGCGCATATTGAGGGCCACTATCTCTTCCGACTGGTTGCGAAGCCTTTGCAGTTCATAGACGGATACAGCCCCCGCCAGCAGGAGTACGAGGGCGAGGCTGATGAAACCTATCGAAATTTTCTTGCGCATGGCAACGCGTTGTTGTTGATGATTCTTACGGCAAATATAACATATAATTCGATGAAAAAGAAGACGGATACCGGACGTTACTCCGGTTCGGCCGGTTTTGCGGACAGTATTCGTGCCGACGGCTTTTTCCGTACGGCATTGCGGGAGTCATCGTTCCGGCAGTGAGACCGGAACCGTTCCGTCGGCGTCGGGCCGGCCAAGCCGTACGGAACACAGTTCGTTCACGCGCGTTCGGTCGTAGGGGGCTTTGCAGCGTATGTAGTTGCCGGTGTATCCGTACATCATGCCGCCACTGCCGCGTCCTTCGAACAGTACCTCGGCCGAACGTCCCTCGTATGCCTCGCAGAAACGACGGTGAAGTGTCGAGCAGAGTGCACCGAGCCGCTCGGCCCGCAGGGTTTTCACGTCGTCGCGCACCCGGCCGGGCATGTCGGCCGCGGGCGTGCCGGGGCGTTCCGAGAAGGGAAAGACATGCAGGTAAGCAGGAGCGAGCGATTCGAGCAGGTCGTAAGTCTGCCGGAAATCCTCGTCCGTCTCACCCGGAAAACCTACGATGACATCCACGCCGATGAAGGCATCAGGCATGCTGCTGCGGACCGTTTCGATGCGGTTGCGGAAAGTTTCCGCCCGGTAACGTCTGCGCATCAGGCCGAGAATACGGTCCGAACCGCTTTGCAGCGGAATGTGGAAATGGGGCTGGAACTTGGCCGACGCCGCGCAGAAGCCGATGATGTCATCGGTCAGAAGGTTCGGCTCGATGGAAGAGATGCGGTAGCGTTCGATGCCCGCCACCCGGTCGAGCGCCGTGAGCAGGTCAGCGAACCGCTCGCCGGTAGTCCGTCCGAAATCGCCTGTATTGATGCCCGTTATCACGATTTCCTTTCGACCCGAAGCGGCGATTCGCTCCGCTTCCTGCACGAGGTCGGCGACGGGCATGTTGCGGCTCGCTCCGCGGGCGTAATGTATCGTACAGTAGGAGCACTTGTAGTCGCAGCCGTCCTGTACTTTCAGGAATGCACGTGTACGTTCGCCTGTGGAAAAAGCGGCGAAGAAGTTGGTCAGTTCAGCCGTGTCGCATGAATAGATGCGGGCGCCCGACTTGCCGCCGAGAGCGGCCACCCGGTCGAAAAGCGTTCCCTTGTCGCGGTTGCCCAATACGAGGTCCACCCCTTCGATGGCGGCCAACTCTTCGGGCCGAAGCTGGGCATAGCAGCCCGTGACGGCGATGATGGCCTGCGGCGCTTCGCGGTGAAGCCGTCGAATCAGGTTGCGGCACTTCTTCTCGGCATGTTCCGTCACGGCACATGTATTTACCACGCATATGTCCGCTTCGGCGGCGTGACGGACGGTCGCATAGCCGCCCTCTTCGAATTGCCGCGCGATGGTGGAGGTTTCGGAGAAGTTCAGCTTGCAGCCCAGCGTATGGAAACTGACTTTTTTCGGCGAAGGCATCTTCATTTCATCTGTTTCGGAGTGCGAAGTTACGAAAAAGGCGGTAAAGCGTGAAATAAAAGCACCGCCGGTCGCTGTCGTGCGCATTGCTGGCGATTTTTCCGTAAATTTGCATTCCGCAGAGCCGCACCGACGGTTTTGCCGGAAGAGACGGAGATGGATTTTTTCAGGGCACTTTACGAATACGGCTTTTTGCAGCATGCCATGGCGGCCGCGGTGCTTTCGGGTATCGTCTGCGGTATCATCGGCACCTATATCGTGGCCCGTCGCATGGTCTTCCTGAGCGGAGGAATAACGCATGCCTCGTTCGGCGGGATAGGCATAGCCTATTATTTCGGTCTGAACCCCATTCTCGGCGCGCTGGTATTCGCCGTGATGTCGTCGCTCGGAATCGAGTGGGGGGCACGGAAGGGGAAAATCCGCGAAGATTCGGCCATCGGCATGGTCTGGAGCTTCGGCATGGCTGTCGGGGTTATATTCGTCTATCTGACGCCGGGTTATGCACCCAACCTGATGAGTTTTCTCTTCGGCAATATCCTGACCGTGACGACGGCGGATATCGTCGCTTTGGGGTGCCTGGTCGCTGTTCTGCTCCTGCTGGCATTCTGTTTTCTGCGGACGGTGATGTACGTCGCCTTCGATGCCCAGTTCGCCCGGAGCAGGGGGGTAGCGACGGGAACCGTATCGTATGTCATGGCGGTATTGGTGGCGCTCGCAGTCGTCTTCTGCATCCGGAGCGTAGGCATCGTTCTTCTCATCTCGCTGCTCACCGTTCCGGCGGTCATCGTCAACTCCTTCACCAAATCCTTCACCCGCATGGCTGCCTGGTCCTCGGTCGTTGCCGTAATAGGCAACATCGCCGGACTGTACCTCAGTTACGTCATGGATATTCCCGCCGGAGCCGCTACAATATTTCTGCTGGCGCTTACGCTTATAATTATAAAACTGCTACCTTTGCGTAGCCGAAAAACCGTGGCGTATAGTGAAAACCCTCGATAAGTTCATCCTGAAGTCATATATAGGGCCGATGATTCTTACCTTCTTCATCGTGTCGTTCATATTCCTTATGAACTTCCTGTGGCTTTATATCGACGACCTTGTCGGGAAAGGACTCGACTTCGGCGTCATCCTCGAACTGCTGGGGTACGCGTCGGCTACGACCATCCCCATGTCGCTACCGCTGGCTACGCTTCTGGCGGCTATCATGACAATGGGCAATCTCGGCGAAAACAACGAACTGCTCGCCATGAAATCGGCGGGAATATCGCTTCCGCGCATACTGGCCCCGCTGACCGTCCTTGTTGTCTTCATCGCCATAGGCAGTTTTTTCGCCTCCAACAACCTCGTGCCTTATGCCTGGAAGCAGATGAACGCACTCATCGCCGATATCCGTCAGCAGAAGCAGACCATCGAATTCAAAGACGGAGCCTTCTTCAATGGTATCGACGACATGAGTATCCGGGTTGGGCATCAGGACCGGGAAACCGGTCTGTTGAATGATGTGCTGATATACGATACGCGGAATCAGTCCAAAAACGGAACGATGTCCACCACCATAGCGGATTCGGGTTACATCCGCCTCTCGGACGACAAGAAATACCTGCTTGTAACACTCTATAAAGGCGAACGTTACGAGACGCGGCGCGACTATCAGTGGTACAACGAAAGCCAGTTCACGCAGCAGACCTTCGATATGCAGAATGCGGTCATTCCGTTGGAGGGTTTCGATTTTGAGCGCAGCAGCAGCGACCGCTTCAGCCACGGGACGCAGACACAGTCCATCGCGCGGCTCGAAAAGGATATCGATTCGCTCAACATCGTCGTGGCGCGGGAGATGGCCCGTTCCTACGAACCGCTCCTGCGGAACAACCTGCTCCAGTACGACCCTGTGGTCATGGGGATGATGGACAGTGTCAAGACGGATTACTCTTACCGCAGGCCGGAGCCCGTGTACGAAAGGCTGGATTACATGACGCTGGTACAGCGCAAGGATATACTCAACAATGCGCTGATGAAGGCGAAGAACTCAAGAAACGCGATAAACTACGAAGAGGACTCCTATAAACAGAATCTGAACAACCTCTACCGTTCCGAAATCGAATGGCACCGGAAAGTGTCGCTTCCCGTATCGGTCATGATATTCTTTCTGATAGGCGCTCCGTTGGGGGCCATTATCCGGAAGGGAGGGCTGGGGATGCCCGTGGTGGTGTCGGTACTTTTCTTTGTGGTGTACTACATCATCAGCATGTCCGGCGAGAAGATGGCGCGCGACGGCATCAGTACCGCTTTTCAGGGAATGTGGCTGTCGTCCTTCATCCTGCTGCCGATAGCGCTTTACTTAATTTACAAATCGACGAACGATTCCAATCTCTTCAACATGGATTGGTACAGAATACAATATGCCAAACTCAAAGAGTGGGTCGGCAGAAAAAGACAACACAGAAAAGAGAGCAAAAAGCATGGAACAAAGGAAGCTTAATACCGTAGAGGAGGTCCTCGAGGATTTCCGCCAGGGTAAGGTCGTCATCGTAGTGGACGACGAAGACAGGGAAAACGAAGGCGACTTCATCGTGGCAGCCGAGAAGATAACTCCGGAAATAGTCAATTTCATGCTGCATAACGGCCGCGGCGTACTCTGTGCCCCGCTGACCGAAGACCGGTGCCGGGAGCTCGACCTCGACATGATGGTCGGCAATAATACTTCCCTGTTGGGCACGCCGTTCACGGTGACGGTGGACTACCTGCATGACGGATGTACTACGGGTGTGTCGATACACGACCGGGCTGCTACCATTCGCGCTTTGGTGGACCCGAACGCCAAGCCTGAGGATTTCGGCAGACCGGGACACATCAATCCGCTGCGTGCACGCAACAAGGGAGTATTGAGGCGTCCGGGCCATACCGAAGCGACCATCGACCTTGCCCGCATGGCCGGCATGCGGCCCGGCGGTGCGCTTATCGAGATAATGAACGAGGACGGTACCATGGCCCGTCTGCCCCAGTTGCTGGAGATTGCGGACAGGTTCGGACTGAAAATCGTCTCCATCGCCGATATTATCGCTTACCGTCTGAGGACAGAGAGCATCGTCGAAAAGGGCGAAGAGGTGGCCATGCCTACCAAGTGGGGCGAGTTCCGTTTCATCCCCTTCAAACAGAAAAGCAACGGCCTGGAGCACATGGCTCTTATCAAAGGAACATGGGAGCCGGGCGAACCGGTCCTCGTCCGCGTTCACTCGTCGTGTGCAACGGGCGATATTTTCGGGTCCGTCCGGTGCGACTGCGGTGCACAGCTCGAAGAGTCTATCCGTATGATAGAAAAGGAGGGTAAGGGTGCCGTGGTTTATCTGATGCAGGAGGGCAGAGGTATCGGCCTCTGCAACAAAATCAGGGCCTACAAATTGCAGGACGAGAACGGATACGACACGGCGGAAGCCAACCTGCAGCTCGGTTTTGCCGTGGACGAGAGGGATTACGGTGTGGGTGCCAGCATCCTGCATGCGCTCGGCATTACCAAGATGCGTCTGATGACCAACAATCCCACCAAGCGTGCCGGACTCGAAGGATACGGACTCTCCATCGAAGAGATAGTGCCTATCGTGACCGAACCCACGAAATACAACGAGCGTTACCTCAAGACCAAGGAGGAGCGGATGGGGCACAAGCTCGGTCTTTTCAAGCAGGAGCGACACTGAACCGGATATTCCCGTATGGCAGCCAATCCGAAAACCTTGCGTATCGTGTATATGGGAACGCCCGACTTCGCCGTCGCGCCCTTGAAGGCGCTGGTGGAGGGGGGCTATCATATAGTGGCGGTTGTTACCATGCCCGACAAACCGGCTGGTCGGGGACTGAAACTGCAGGAGAGTGCCGTAAAACGTTATGCCGTATCCGCCGGTCTGCCACTCCTTCAGCCGACAGACCTCAAGGCTGAGGAATTCATCGCGGAACTTACTGCCCTGCGTCCCGACCTCGGGATTGTCGTGGCATTCAGAATGCTTCCGCGGGCGGTATTCGAGCTTCCGCGATACGGAACATTTAATCTGCACGCCTCCCTGTTGCCGCAGTACCGGGGAGCGGCTCCGATAAACTGGGCGTTAATCAACGGCGAACGGGAAACCGGCGTCACGACCTTCATGCTGAATCCGCGGATGGACGAAGGGGCGGTCATTGCGTCCCGTCGGGTAGCGATTGCCGACGACGACAATGCGGGAATCCTGCACGACAAACTGATGACGGAGGGCGCACGGCTCGTTACAGAGAGCGTAAATGCCGTGGCGGCAGACGGTTTTCGGCCTGAACCTCAAGCCATGAAAGAGGAGTTGAAACCGGCTCCCAAGATATTCAAGGAGACGTGCCATGTGGATTTTATGGCTGAAGGCGTTCGTATCGTCAATCTTGTACGGGGGGTATCGCCTTATCCTGGAGCATGGGCTATGCTCCGGGAACGTGCCGTTAC
Proteins encoded:
- a CDS encoding metal ABC transporter permease → MDFFRALYEYGFLQHAMAAAVLSGIVCGIIGTYIVARRMVFLSGGITHASFGGIGIAYYFGLNPILGALVFAVMSSLGIEWGARKGKIREDSAIGMVWSFGMAVGVIFVYLTPGYAPNLMSFLFGNILTVTTADIVALGCLVAVLLLLAFCFLRTVMYVAFDAQFARSRGVATGTVSYVMAVLVALAVVFCIRSVGIVLLISLLTVPAVIVNSFTKSFTRMAAWSSVVAVIGNIAGLYLSYVMDIPAGAATIFLLALTLIIIKLLPLRSRKTVAYSENPR
- a CDS encoding NfeD family protein, producing the protein MALVIILIILGIFLLGVEVFLLPGITVAGIGALISCGFGIYEAFVKYGNAGGFIALAAVLVLSVIMLAMGLRAKTWKRLALHNNIDGASQPSPEKEHIAAGDRGTTVTRLAPGGKVMLNGKTYEAKSIDVYIDPHREVEVIGFDNFTVVVKPLSRSAEEEA
- a CDS encoding MCP four helix bundle domain-containing protein, producing MRKKISIGFISLALVLLLAGAVSVYELQRLRNQSEEIVALNMRNTELADRMLTALQSQNSAILRMIFSDATTPDAGYELGRTAFYDALEAASVTEEDISDLAAVRVADREYQEVVTAHLADDGTEDLDWFLATYMQAYYHLDETLKEYLTSPANSIPARAQMLEKSVYKTITPSILTLMIAIIIVLMFYFFVDSYYVRPVIRIHKSLHNYLSHGIPFAPKFESNDDEIQGLKEMIDELVERKKTEPK
- the mtaB gene encoding tRNA (N(6)-L-threonylcarbamoyladenosine(37)-C(2))-methylthiotransferase MtaB gives rise to the protein MPSPKKVSFHTLGCKLNFSETSTIARQFEEGGYATVRHAAEADICVVNTCAVTEHAEKKCRNLIRRLHREAPQAIIAVTGCYAQLRPEELAAIEGVDLVLGNRDKGTLFDRVAALGGKSGARIYSCDTAELTNFFAAFSTGERTRAFLKVQDGCDYKCSYCTIHYARGASRNMPVADLVQEAERIAASGRKEIVITGINTGDFGRTTGERFADLLTALDRVAGIERYRISSIEPNLLTDDIIGFCAASAKFQPHFHIPLQSGSDRILGLMRRRYRAETFRNRIETVRSSMPDAFIGVDVIVGFPGETDEDFRQTYDLLESLAPAYLHVFPFSERPGTPAADMPGRVRDDVKTLRAERLGALCSTLHRRFCEAYEGRSAEVLFEGRGSGGMMYGYTGNYIRCKAPYDRTRVNELCSVRLGRPDADGTVPVSLPER
- a CDS encoding LptF/LptG family permease is translated as MKTLDKFILKSYIGPMILTFFIVSFIFLMNFLWLYIDDLVGKGLDFGVILELLGYASATTIPMSLPLATLLAAIMTMGNLGENNELLAMKSAGISLPRILAPLTVLVVFIAIGSFFASNNLVPYAWKQMNALIADIRQQKQTIEFKDGAFFNGIDDMSIRVGHQDRETGLLNDVLIYDTRNQSKNGTMSTTIADSGYIRLSDDKKYLLVTLYKGERYETRRDYQWYNESQFTQQTFDMQNAVIPLEGFDFERSSSDRFSHGTQTQSIARLEKDIDSLNIVVAREMARSYEPLLRNNLLQYDPVVMGMMDSVKTDYSYRRPEPVYERLDYMTLVQRKDILNNALMKAKNSRNAINYEEDSYKQNLNNLYRSEIEWHRKVSLPVSVMIFFLIGAPLGAIIRKGGLGMPVVVSVLFFVVYYIISMSGEKMARDGISTAFQGMWLSSFILLPIALYLIYKSTNDSNLFNMDWYRIQYAKLKEWVGRKRQHRKESKKHGTKEA
- the floA gene encoding flotillin-like protein FloA (flotillin-like protein involved in membrane lipid rafts); protein product: MENIGLIIAVAVVVIVLLWLLFYFVPVGLWFKALLSGVRISLLQLILMRWRKVPATLIVNEMITGTKAGLHLNPNELEAHYLAKGNVPNVIQALVSAQKANINLDFKMASAIDLAGRNVFEAVQMSVNPKVINTPPVSAVAKNGIQLIAKARVTVRANIKQLVGGAGEETVLARVGEGIVSSIGSAESHTVVLENPDYISRVVLEKGLDAGTAFEILSIDIADIDVGKNIGAELQIDQANADKNIAQAKAEEKRAMAVAHEQENKAKAQEARAKVILAEAEIPLAIAEAFRSGNLGIMDYYRLQNVQADTQMRESIAKPEKK
- a CDS encoding DUF1848 domain-containing protein gives rise to the protein MIVSASRRTDIPAFYAPWFYNRLKEGYVLVPNPFNPRTVSRVGLTPDTVDCIVFWTKNPAPMLDGLERLRDYRYYFQFTLNPYGRDMERNLPALEARLGTFRRLAERIGPERVIWRYDPVLLGGAYDIRFHTGAFAALAAGLKGYTEKCMIGFLDFYRHIRKVMDEAGAGAPSPEDTERLAAAFGDTAAKYGILLETCTSKVDLRRFGIRSGCCIDRELAERLTGYPLSARKDGGQRGVCNCAESIDIGMYGSCPHGCTYCYAVRGGAAAAAKRYGMHDIHSPMMLGYPRPEDTIRERTAESLRKIQGKLF
- a CDS encoding TrkH family potassium uptake protein, with the translated sequence MRTGLVLKYIGAVLLLDSAFMLLSAGISWINGMDSGFTPLFLSFLLTAILGMFPTLFVRRREQINAKEGYCIVTGAWLLSCFVGTFPYLLYGGEFNFVNAWFESVSGFTTTGSTILTDVESLPNGLLFWRSATHWIGGIGVVMFALAILPSLGKTKMTLYSVELSTLAKDNYRFQTRKIVYILLFVYVGMTAMATVMLRIAGMDWFDAVNHAFSAISTGGFSTKNASIAYFDNLWIELVIVFFTFVSGLHFGLIYSTLTGSRNNLFRSEVTRYYFLCAATGVFLITLSLWLSGTYGSFATALRYGLFQGVTVLTTTGFATADTNLWTPLAMTVLFFFTLQCACAGSTAGGIKCDRILLSFKVLRNRIRQQQHPNAVLRIKLNGVTQEESTINFAMLYIAVYFLFIILGTLINTACGVDFITSLTASATCMGNVGPGFGEVGSMESFAAMPGVMKFSSTALMLFGRLEIFGLIQLFMIKWWV